One genomic segment of Rivularia sp. PCC 7116 includes these proteins:
- a CDS encoding GGDEF domain-containing protein yields the protein MNISILVFGNEEFLATLPTQVKDTDAFSLEAINNLGMAVSRIQQEPPDIILVQSSQNESMQLCSWLKEQTKLSWIYCILLEDSLELIAERSHQSWEWELEMTSKALRLGADAYIWYGNAQDSESIRQRRTDSFEAHLNPSHRLLLSQLNVALRKAHKYRDLMQTNDLLSTIALADSLTELNNRRALQWDLPRQIQKAREDDSPLSLIILDVDYFKKVNDNYGHLVGDRLLKLLSSRIRHNLRIQDTAFRYGGEEFVVILSDTTLEEADLVARRLNSIIRENPFFIDSTLNINVTISLGTSCLLTDDDDQGLSLLNRADSFLLQAKSKGRDRVVSCGKNIADSQTAALSQKNCLNEVNYGNFSSSSKSQSFPIKIAG from the coding sequence ATGAACATTTCCATTTTGGTTTTTGGAAATGAAGAATTTCTAGCCACACTACCAACTCAAGTAAAAGATACAGATGCTTTTAGTTTAGAAGCAATAAATAACCTCGGAATGGCAGTGTCGCGTATTCAACAAGAACCTCCTGACATTATTCTTGTCCAATCTAGTCAAAATGAAAGTATGCAGCTTTGCAGTTGGTTAAAAGAACAAACAAAACTGTCTTGGATCTACTGCATTCTTTTAGAAGATAGTCTTGAGTTAATTGCCGAAAGAAGCCATCAAAGCTGGGAATGGGAATTAGAAATGACCTCCAAAGCTTTGAGATTAGGAGCAGATGCTTATATTTGGTATGGAAATGCTCAAGACTCGGAATCTATTAGGCAAAGAAGAACAGATTCTTTTGAAGCGCACTTAAACCCTAGCCATCGCTTGTTGTTATCGCAATTAAATGTCGCTTTGCGTAAAGCCCATAAATACCGCGATTTGATGCAAACTAATGATTTGTTATCTACAATTGCTTTAGCCGATTCGCTAACAGAATTGAATAACCGTCGCGCTCTACAGTGGGATTTACCCAGGCAAATTCAAAAAGCTCGTGAGGATGATTCTCCTCTAAGTCTAATTATTTTGGATGTAGACTATTTCAAAAAAGTTAACGATAATTACGGGCATCTAGTCGGCGATAGACTTTTAAAATTATTATCAAGTCGCATACGCCACAATTTGCGAATTCAAGATACTGCTTTCCGTTACGGTGGAGAAGAATTTGTTGTTATTTTGAGCGATACAACTCTTGAAGAAGCTGATTTGGTAGCTCGCCGTTTGAACAGCATAATAAGAGAAAACCCCTTCTTTATCGATAGTACTTTAAATATCAATGTCACCATCAGTTTAGGAACTTCTTGTTTGCTTACAGATGATGACGATCAAGGTTTAAGCTTACTCAATCGAGCCGATAGTTTCTTATTACAAGCTAAATCGAAGGGAAGAGATCGCGTAGTTAGTTGTGGTAAAAATATCGCAGATAGTCAAACTGCTGCTTTATCTCAAAAAAACTGTCTAAATGAAGTTAATTACGGCAATTTTAGCAGTAGCAGTAAATCGCAATCATTTCCCATCAAAATTGCTGGATAA
- a CDS encoding heavy-metal-associated domain-containing protein, whose amino-acid sequence MALNLKVSNLKCEDCATKISEAIKVMEPKATVNVDVDSKTVSVDSGASAESIKQAIVAAGYHVEGYQ is encoded by the coding sequence ATGGCGCTCAATTTAAAAGTCTCCAATCTTAAGTGTGAGGATTGCGCTACAAAGATTAGCGAAGCCATAAAGGTTATGGAGCCTAAAGCTACAGTTAATGTAGATGTGGATTCTAAAACAGTTTCTGTAGACTCGGGCGCTTCTGCGGAGTCAATCAAGCAGGCAATTGTTGCTGCTGGTTATCATGTTGAAGGTTATCAGTAA
- a CDS encoding patatin-like phospholipase family protein: MRTDMPFHILALDGGGVRGLVTAVILERLEKKLQKHQPDKQLRDYFDVISGTSTGSLIACALSKGLNAREIKDFYVHNSQNIFPPSKILIHSILNWVRLGSSHPIYSDEGLKMVLKYIFGNLKFGELTKPTIVTSYDTYNRQAVVFKNTKIAHQDIPVWEICRASSAAPIGFPGYEMKHKAFIEDWRSQGYAIPDSSGIPLIDGGVFANNPALCAIAERLRWNKELPDNPKWNSLISEQVNQRDIIVASFGTGQHVKKIGAKQVKQWGALEWLSPRYDLPLLDVLFDGAGDAVCYIAEQIIGNTYFRFQPHFDKSIPTFSAKQENIDAMLNYTEEYLSLAEVDSKLNKLVETLNSSKRNNKIESREKLGVGN; this comes from the coding sequence ATGAGAACTGATATGCCATTTCATATCCTGGCTCTCGATGGTGGCGGAGTCAGAGGTTTAGTTACGGCGGTAATTTTAGAGCGTTTGGAAAAAAAGCTGCAAAAACACCAGCCAGATAAACAGCTTCGCGATTATTTTGACGTAATTAGTGGAACTTCAACAGGTAGTCTTATTGCTTGCGCTTTGTCTAAAGGCTTGAATGCTAGGGAAATTAAAGATTTTTATGTTCATAATTCCCAAAATATCTTTCCTCCAAGCAAAATACTGATTCACAGCATTTTAAACTGGGTTCGCTTGGGTTCTAGTCATCCTATTTATAGCGATGAAGGTTTAAAAATGGTGCTTAAATATATTTTTGGTAATCTTAAGTTTGGCGAATTAACCAAACCTACCATAGTTACCAGTTACGATACTTATAACCGTCAAGCTGTTGTATTCAAAAATACTAAAATAGCTCATCAAGATATCCCCGTATGGGAAATTTGTCGTGCTTCTTCAGCCGCTCCCATCGGTTTCCCCGGTTACGAAATGAAGCATAAAGCTTTTATCGAAGATTGGCGATCGCAAGGTTATGCGATACCGGATTCGAGTGGTATCCCTTTAATAGATGGCGGGGTATTTGCTAATAATCCAGCTTTGTGCGCGATCGCAGAACGTTTGCGTTGGAACAAAGAGTTACCAGATAATCCAAAATGGAATAGTCTAATATCAGAACAAGTCAATCAAAGAGATATTATAGTTGCCTCTTTCGGTACCGGACAACATGTCAAAAAAATTGGAGCAAAGCAGGTAAAACAATGGGGAGCATTAGAATGGTTGAGTCCCCGTTATGATTTACCTCTTTTAGATGTTCTTTTCGATGGTGCTGGTGATGCAGTATGTTACATCGCAGAGCAAATTATTGGTAACACTTATTTTCGCTTCCAGCCCCATTTTGATAAAAGCATACCTACTTTCAGCGCCAAACAAGAAAATATTGATGCAATGCTAAATTATACGGAAGAATATCTATCATTGGCAGAAGTCGATAGCAAACTGAATAAATTAGTAGAAACTCTTAATTCTTCAAAGAGAAACAATAAAATTGAGAGCAGGGAAAAGTTAGGTGTTGGTAATTGA